The following are from one region of the Juglans regia cultivar Chandler chromosome 10, Walnut 2.0, whole genome shotgun sequence genome:
- the LOC109020052 gene encoding tryptophan decarboxylase TDC2-like, translating into MGSLDCSADTSSEFKFLDPEDFRNQAHKVVDFIADYYKQVETYPVLTQVQPDYLRARLPQTAPYLPEPLETILSDVTKDIIPGMTHWLSPNFFGFFPATVSTAAFLGEMLCTSFNAVGFNWLASPAATELEMIVTDWLANMLKLPNTFMFSGTGGGVIQNTSSDAILVTLIAARDRMLRTRGSTATIPKLAVYCSDQTHSTFTKAAKLAGISPCNVKAIPTNLDTAFALSASTLRLAVEADVASGLVPLYLCATVGTTSTTAIDPLPPLSDVASEFGMWMHVDAAYGGSACICPEFRHYLDGIERVDSLSISPHKWLLTYLDCCCLWVKHPSLLVQALSTDPEYLKNKPSESNSVVDYKDWQVGTGRKFKSFRLWLVLRSYGVANLQSHIRSDVRMAKTFEGLVKSDPRFEVVVPRNFALVCFRLNPFSGEDPGHTEALNRKLLDWVNSTGRVYMTHTKVGGMYILRFAVGSTLTEEHHVAAAWNLIKEGAYAVLNGTD; encoded by the coding sequence ATGGGTAGCCTTGATTGCTCCGCCGACACCTCCTCCGAATTCAAGTTCTTAGACCCCGAAGATTTCCGAAACCAAGCCCACAAAGTGGTCGACTTCATAGCCGATTATTACAAACAAGTTGAAACCTACCCTGTTCTCACCCAGGTCCAGCCTGACTACCTCCGAGCCCGCCTCCCCCAAACTGCACCATACCTTCCGGAGCCGCTGGAGACCATTCTCTCCGACGTAACCAAGGACATCATCCCCGGCATGACCCATTGGCTTAGCCCAAACTTCTTTGGGTTCTTTCCGGCCACGGTTAGCACCGCTGCTTTCCTAGGAGAAATGTTGTGCACTTCGTTCAATGCGGTTGGTTTCAACTGGCTTGCCTCGCCCGCAGCCACGGAGCTGGAAATGATAGTTACGGACTGGTTGGCTAACATGCTCAAACTTCCTAACACCTTCATGTTCTCCGGTACCGGTGGTGGTGTCATTCAAAACACCTCGAGTGACGCGATTCTTGTCACTCTCATTGCTGCCAGAGACCGCATGCTACGTACGCGTGGGAGTACTGCTACCATCCCAAAGCTAGCGGTATATTGCTCTGATCAGACGCATTCCACCTTCACCAAGGCTGCCAAATTGGCTGGAATATCTCCATGCAACGTCAAGGCTATCCCCACAAACCTTGACACAGCTTTTGCTTTATCCGCTTCAACCCTTCGCTTGGCTGTGGAGGCTGACGTGGCATCCGGGTTGGTCCCACTTTATCTTTGTGCTACTGTGGGAACAACTTCAACCACAGCCATCGATCCTCTCCCGCCGCTCTCAGACGTGGCGAGTGAGTTTGGCATGTGGATGCATGTGGACGCTGCGTATGGCGGTAGTGCATGCATTTGTCCCGAGTTCAGGCACTACTTGGACGGGATCGAACGAGTTGACTCACTGAGTATTAGCCCCCATAAGTGGCTGCTCACTTACTTGGACTGTTGTTGCTTGTGGGTGAAGCACCCAAGCCTATTGGTGCAAGCCCTGAGCACCGACCCGGAGTACTTGAAGAACAAACCCAGTGAGTCCAACTCGGTAGTGGATTATAAGGACTGGCAAGTGGGTACGGGTCGCAAATTCAAGTCGTTCCGGCTATGGCTCGTGCTGCGAAGCTACGGCGTCGCGAATCTCCAGAGCCACATCCGGTCCGACGTCCGGATGGCCAAGACGTTCGAGGGGCTCGTGAAGTCGGACCCACGTTTCGAAGTCGTCGTGCCGAGGAACTTTGCCCTGGTGTGCTTCCGTTTGAACCCATTTTCAGGCGAAGATCCGGGTCATACGGAGGCGTTGAACCGGAAGCTACTCGACTGGGTGAACTCGACCGGGCGAGTTTACATGACTCACACGAAGGTCGGGGGGATGTATATTCTGAGGTTTGCAGTGGGGTCCACACTCACGGAAGAACACCACGTTGCTGCCGCGTGGAATTTGATCAAGGAAGGGGCATATGCTGTTCTGAACGGTACTGATTGA